In Streptomyces nodosus, one DNA window encodes the following:
- a CDS encoding GTP-binding protein, whose product MAGSDITDRSPSAPDTAKILIAGGFGVGKTTMVGSVSEIAPLRTEEPLTAAGLDIDDLDGIEDKQATTVALDFGRITVSRDLVLYLFGTPGQQRFWFMWNDLAIGALGAVVLIDVRRPETSFAAIDFFESRGIPFVVGVNGFHGRHPYPPDEIRDSLALPDHIQVLLCDARDRASCRDVLIALVDQLIASAAREETAGPRPLPGR is encoded by the coding sequence TTGGCCGGCTCTGACATCACCGACCGGTCGCCGTCGGCCCCCGACACGGCGAAGATCCTGATCGCCGGGGGCTTCGGCGTCGGCAAGACCACCATGGTCGGGTCGGTCAGCGAGATCGCCCCGCTGCGCACCGAGGAACCGCTGACCGCGGCGGGCCTGGACATCGACGACCTCGACGGCATCGAGGACAAGCAGGCCACCACCGTGGCCCTGGACTTCGGCCGGATCACGGTCAGCCGGGACCTGGTGCTGTATCTCTTCGGCACCCCCGGTCAGCAGCGGTTCTGGTTCATGTGGAACGACCTGGCCATCGGCGCGCTCGGTGCCGTGGTCCTGATCGACGTCCGCCGGCCGGAGACCAGCTTCGCCGCCATCGACTTCTTCGAGAGCCGGGGCATTCCCTTCGTGGTCGGTGTCAACGGTTTCCATGGACGGCACCCCTATCCCCCGGATGAGATCCGGGACTCCCTGGCGCTGCCCGACCACATCCAGGTGCTGCTGTGCGACGCGCGGGACCGGGCGTCCTGCCGGGACGTACTGATCGCCCTGGTCGACCAGTTGATCGCCTCGGCGGCCCGGGAGGAGACAGCCGGGCCCCGCCCCCTCCCGGGACGATGA
- a CDS encoding archease, with the protein MDHHGDHHGGDHGGDRGGDRGDHHGGGHGGRRGGHRSVPHTADLRIEAWGATREECLAQAVRGVCASFLDLGETARVRVREVLVPGDSDEDLLVGLLEEVVYRLDTEGEVPVTADLAPAEGGLRVRLHMADAGAFPLTGAVPKAVTLHELDITGGARGWTCSVTLDV; encoded by the coding sequence ATGGATCACCACGGCGATCACCACGGCGGTGACCACGGCGGTGACCGTGGCGGTGACCGTGGCGATCACCACGGCGGCGGCCACGGCGGTCGCCGCGGTGGGCACCGCAGTGTTCCGCACACCGCCGACCTGAGGATCGAGGCCTGGGGCGCCACCCGCGAGGAGTGCCTGGCCCAGGCCGTCCGGGGGGTCTGCGCGTCGTTCCTGGACCTGGGGGAAACGGCCCGCGTCCGGGTGCGGGAGGTGCTGGTACCGGGCGACAGCGACGAGGATCTGCTGGTGGGCCTGCTGGAGGAGGTCGTGTACCGGCTGGACACCGAGGGCGAGGTTCCGGTCACGGCGGACCTGGCCCCGGCCGAGGGCGGGCTGCGCGTCCGGCTGCACATGGCCGACGCCGGCGCGTTTCCGCTGACGGGCGCGGTGCCGAAGGCGGTCACCCTGCACGAGCTGGACATCACCGGCGGGGCCCGGGGCTGGACCTGTTCGGTGACGCTCGACGTCTGA
- a CDS encoding DUF2267 domain-containing protein, whose amino-acid sequence MSTHPPDFDRMIQTTNIWLKSVCEALKIDDRHLAHRVLRTWLHTFRDRLTIEVAAHFAAQLPELMRGAYYDGWNPSAVPIKYNREGYVSRFAHEARVPAEDVPRITAAVTAAVHQHVSPGTLESALEQLPHDIRDLLLQPVP is encoded by the coding sequence ATGTCCACCCACCCGCCCGACTTCGACCGCATGATCCAGACGACGAACATCTGGCTGAAATCCGTGTGCGAGGCTCTGAAGATCGACGACCGCCATCTCGCCCACCGGGTGCTGAGGACCTGGCTGCACACGTTCCGGGACCGGCTCACGATCGAGGTGGCCGCCCACTTCGCCGCCCAGCTCCCCGAGTTGATGCGGGGCGCCTACTACGACGGCTGGAACCCCAGCGCCGTGCCGATCAAGTACAACCGCGAGGGCTATGTGAGCCGCTTCGCGCACGAGGCCAGGGTGCCCGCCGAGGACGTCCCCCGGATCACCGCCGCGGTCACCGCCGCCGTGCATCAGCATGTCTCGCCCGGAACGCTGGAGTCGGCCCTGGAACAGCTCCCGCACGACATCAGGGACCTCCTCCTCCAGCCGGTCCCCTGA
- a CDS encoding RtcB family protein, whose protein sequence is MDITPVPEGPFRFRLERCDPMRVPGVVFASPDLLPGTVGDKALEQVVNVATLPGIVRASYAMPDVHWGYGFPIGGVAATDVDAAGVVSPGGVGFDISCGVRLLAADIDRVPLASRLPGLMDMLGDIVPRGMGGGGLWTLSGRAQMEKLLVGGAGYAVEHGHGVPRDLERCEDRGALAGADPSLVGQRAVERGLRQVGSLGSGNHFLEVQAVDQVYDAETAAAFGLHPGQVCVMIHCGSRGLGHQVCSDHVRIMDQSLRAFGITVPDRQLACAPVVSVPGRAYLAAMAAAANYGRANRQLLTEAARRAFAVAAGAGLDLVYDVSHNMAKIETHEVDGVPRRLCVHRKGATLALPPGHPDLPGELARFGHPVLVPGTMGTASYVMVGASGNDAFASSAHGAGRVWSRHQALRRVRGEQLRDDLESRGVLVRPSSWRGLAEEAPGAYKDVDAVVRATEGAGLARPVARLVPLGVVKG, encoded by the coding sequence ATGGACATCACACCGGTGCCGGAAGGCCCGTTCCGGTTCCGCCTGGAGCGGTGTGACCCGATGCGGGTGCCCGGAGTGGTCTTCGCGAGCCCGGACCTGCTGCCCGGGACCGTCGGCGACAAGGCGCTGGAGCAGGTGGTGAACGTGGCCACGCTGCCCGGCATCGTGCGCGCCTCCTATGCGATGCCCGATGTGCACTGGGGGTACGGCTTCCCGATCGGCGGGGTCGCCGCCACGGATGTCGACGCGGCCGGCGTCGTCTCGCCGGGCGGCGTGGGCTTCGACATCTCCTGCGGTGTCCGCCTGCTCGCCGCCGACATCGACCGCGTGCCCCTGGCCTCCCGGCTGCCCGGGCTGATGGACATGCTCGGTGACATCGTTCCGCGCGGCATGGGCGGGGGCGGGCTGTGGACGCTGTCGGGGCGGGCCCAGATGGAGAAGCTCCTGGTCGGCGGTGCCGGGTACGCGGTGGAGCACGGCCATGGCGTACCCCGCGACCTGGAACGCTGCGAGGACCGCGGGGCGCTGGCCGGTGCCGACCCCTCACTGGTCGGGCAGCGGGCCGTGGAACGGGGGCTGCGGCAGGTGGGCAGCCTGGGGTCCGGCAACCACTTCCTGGAGGTACAGGCCGTCGACCAGGTGTACGACGCCGAGACCGCGGCCGCCTTCGGCCTGCACCCCGGTCAGGTGTGCGTCATGATTCACTGCGGCTCGCGCGGCCTGGGCCACCAGGTGTGCAGCGATCACGTCCGCATCATGGACCAGTCCCTGCGCGCCTTCGGCATCACCGTCCCGGACCGCCAGTTGGCCTGTGCGCCCGTCGTCTCCGTACCCGGCCGCGCCTATCTCGCGGCGATGGCGGCCGCGGCCAACTACGGGCGCGCCAACCGGCAGCTGCTCACCGAGGCCGCACGCCGCGCCTTCGCCGTCGCCGCGGGGGCGGGGCTCGACCTGGTCTACGACGTCTCGCACAACATGGCCAAGATCGAGACCCATGAGGTGGACGGCGTCCCGCGCCGGCTGTGCGTCCACCGCAAGGGTGCCACGCTGGCCCTTCCGCCCGGCCATCCGGACCTGCCGGGGGAGCTGGCCCGCTTCGGGCACCCCGTGCTGGTCCCCGGCACGATGGGGACGGCCTCGTATGTGATGGTCGGCGCCTCGGGCAATGACGCGTTCGCCTCCTCCGCCCATGGCGCGGGACGGGTGTGGAGCAGGCACCAGGCGCTGCGCCGGGTCCGCGGCGAGCAGCTGCGCGACGACCTGGAGTCCCGGGGCGTCCTGGTCCGCCCGTCCTCGTGGCGCGGACTCGCCGAAGAGGCCCCCGGCGCCTACAAGGACGTCGACGCGGTGGTCCGCGCCACCGAGGGCGCGGGGCTCGCCCGGCCGGTCGCCCGCCTGGTGCCGCTCGGCGTCGTCAAGGGATAG
- a CDS encoding S8 family peptidase, translating to MAVMRQARRGLAGIGAAALAAVLAPVLTAHAVPAAEGRIRYLNEPDAVPGSYIVVLRARSPQSDSARGRALAAKYHAAVGRTYVKALNGYAIRATPADAQRFAADPAVASVVQNRVLHAEATQTAPPSWGLDRIDQKSRKLDGRYTCPDSAGRGVTAYIIDTGVRVSHRDFGGRAVNGYDAVDNDSVAQDGNGHGTHVAGTVAGAGYGVAKKARIVAVRVLDDSGSGTTDKVIAGIDWVARHHSGPSVANLSLGGLADSALDTAVRNTIASGVTFAVAAGNYGAQASGYSPARVSQALTVGATTSADARASYSNYGSALDLFAPGSLIRSTWSTGDTATATLSGTSMATPHVTGAAALYLADHPKATPTQVSAALKSAAAPGVVSGAGAGSPNRLLQVVRSATALARPHVMSSAGRPDHGLSAVAFPPTVTGVPGKAVPTGRGDR from the coding sequence ATGGCAGTGATGCGTCAGGCCCGGCGAGGGCTGGCCGGGATCGGCGCGGCGGCCCTGGCCGCCGTTCTCGCCCCCGTTCTCACCGCGCACGCGGTCCCGGCCGCCGAGGGCCGGATCCGCTACCTGAACGAGCCGGACGCCGTGCCCGGCAGCTACATCGTGGTCCTCAGGGCGCGGTCCCCCCAGTCCGACTCCGCCCGCGGCCGGGCCCTGGCCGCCAAGTACCACGCCGCCGTCGGGCGCACCTATGTCAAGGCGCTCAACGGATACGCGATCCGCGCCACCCCGGCCGACGCACAACGGTTCGCCGCCGACCCCGCCGTCGCCTCCGTGGTCCAGAACCGCGTCCTGCACGCCGAGGCGACCCAGACCGCCCCGCCCTCCTGGGGGCTGGACCGCATCGACCAGAAGAGCCGGAAGCTGGACGGCCGCTACACCTGTCCCGACTCCGCGGGGCGGGGGGTGACCGCGTACATCATCGACACCGGAGTACGCGTCAGCCACCGCGACTTCGGCGGCCGTGCCGTCAACGGCTACGACGCCGTCGACAACGACTCCGTCGCCCAGGACGGCAACGGCCACGGCACCCATGTCGCGGGCACGGTCGCAGGTGCCGGCTACGGCGTCGCCAAGAAGGCACGGATCGTCGCCGTGCGCGTCCTCGACGACTCCGGCAGCGGAACCACCGACAAGGTCATCGCGGGCATCGACTGGGTGGCCCGGCACCACAGCGGTCCGTCCGTGGCCAATCTGTCCCTCGGCGGCCTCGCCGACAGCGCCCTCGACACGGCCGTCCGCAACACCATCGCCTCCGGCGTCACCTTCGCGGTCGCCGCGGGCAACTACGGCGCCCAAGCCTCCGGTTACTCTCCCGCCCGGGTGAGCCAGGCCCTCACGGTCGGCGCCACCACCTCGGCCGACGCCAGGGCGAGCTACTCCAACTACGGTTCCGCGCTCGATCTGTTCGCCCCGGGCTCCCTGATCAGGTCCACCTGGTCCACCGGTGACACGGCGACGGCCACCCTGTCCGGTACGTCGATGGCGACACCGCATGTGACCGGCGCGGCGGCCCTCTATCTGGCGGACCACCCCAAGGCCACGCCCACCCAGGTGTCCGCCGCCCTCAAGAGCGCCGCGGCCCCCGGGGTTGTCTCCGGGGCGGGGGCCGGATCGCCCAACCGGCTTCTCCAGGTCGTCCGTTCCGCCACCGCCCTGGCCCGCCCCCACGTCATGAGCTCCGCGGGCCGCCCGGACCACGGTCTCTCCGCCGTGGCCTTCCCGCCCACGGTCACCGGGGTCCCCGGCAAGGCGGTCCCGACCGGCCGCGGAGACCGCTGA
- a CDS encoding DUF4190 domain-containing protein, producing MAIPPPPGPQQPGGPHPQGPQQQPYGYGPPYQPWGQGYSPYNRPAPVNGLAIAALVLGILCFLPAVGLILGVIALVQIKRRGERGRGLAVGGIVMSSLGVVLLAIGLLGGGAYDAWEGFKEGVREAGGSGAPFSVKKGECFNAQDGSLEGMAYDVDKVPCSGEHQAEVFAGVLLPDGRFPGDDAVAEKADDRCYALLYTYAMDSWAIPDDVDVYYFTPTRESWALGDREITCMFGNTDAKGTLTGSLRRDASSLTADQLAYLRADAVLYGALNTAPDTENLEDDLKGDKEWAARVATALKDQTGRLRAHTWQDGAERPVSGQADALDRAREEWRKAAQAADVDAFHLHYERGSALLEGRAAVTARKALGLATTPPSPGAEADGDGAEGTGDGKQV from the coding sequence GTGGCCATACCCCCGCCCCCTGGGCCCCAGCAGCCCGGGGGACCCCACCCGCAGGGTCCTCAGCAGCAGCCCTACGGATACGGGCCGCCCTATCAGCCCTGGGGACAGGGGTATTCCCCGTACAACCGCCCGGCGCCGGTCAACGGGCTCGCGATCGCCGCGCTGGTGCTCGGCATCCTGTGCTTCCTGCCGGCCGTCGGGCTGATCCTCGGCGTGATCGCGCTCGTCCAGATCAAGCGGCGCGGTGAGCGCGGCCGAGGACTCGCCGTCGGCGGCATCGTGATGTCCTCCCTCGGGGTCGTCCTGCTGGCGATCGGCTTGCTGGGCGGCGGCGCCTACGACGCCTGGGAGGGCTTCAAGGAGGGGGTGCGGGAGGCGGGCGGCAGCGGTGCGCCCTTCTCCGTGAAGAAGGGCGAGTGCTTCAACGCCCAGGACGGCTCCCTCGAGGGCATGGCCTACGACGTCGACAAGGTGCCCTGCTCCGGGGAGCACCAGGCCGAGGTCTTCGCCGGCGTCCTCCTGCCGGACGGCCGTTTCCCCGGTGACGACGCGGTCGCCGAGAAGGCCGACGACCGGTGCTACGCGCTGCTGTACACCTACGCCATGGACTCCTGGGCGATCCCCGACGACGTCGACGTCTACTACTTCACGCCCACCCGCGAGAGTTGGGCGCTCGGCGACCGCGAGATCACCTGTATGTTCGGCAACACCGACGCGAAGGGCACCCTCACCGGCAGCCTGCGCCGCGACGCCTCCTCCCTCACCGCCGACCAACTGGCCTATCTCCGGGCGGATGCCGTCCTGTACGGGGCCCTGAACACCGCTCCCGACACCGAGAACCTCGAGGACGACCTCAAGGGCGACAAGGAGTGGGCGGCGCGGGTCGCCACGGCGCTGAAGGACCAGACCGGCCGGCTGCGCGCGCACACCTGGCAGGACGGCGCGGAGCGACCCGTCTCCGGCCAGGCCGACGCCCTGGACCGGGCCCGCGAGGAGTGGCGCAAGGCCGCGCAGGCGGCCGACGTCGACGCCTTCCACCTCCACTACGAGCGGGGCAGCGCGCTGCTGGAGGGCCGCGCGGCGGTCACCGCCCGCAAGGCTCTGGGTCTGGCCACCACCCCTCCGTCCCCGGGTGCGGAGGCCGACGGGGACGGCGCGGAGGGAACCGGCGACGGAAAGCAGGTGTGA
- a CDS encoding GntR family transcriptional regulator → MTFGEQPAYLRVAGDLRKKIVDGRLPPHTRLPSQARIRAEYGVSDTVALEARKVLMAEGLVEGRSGSGTYVRERPVPRRVVRSGFRPQSGATPFRQEQADTSVRGTWESHSEQVEASGAVAERLGVPPGDRVMRTRYVFREAGEPMMLSTSWEPLAVTGRTPVMLPEEGPLGGMGVVDRMAAIDVVVDNMTEEVGARPGLAEELLALGGVPGHVVLVVQRTYYASGRPVETADVVVPADRYRVAYHLPVR, encoded by the coding sequence GTGACTTTCGGTGAGCAGCCGGCGTATCTGCGTGTCGCAGGTGATCTCCGCAAGAAGATCGTCGATGGTCGGCTGCCACCCCACACCCGGCTCCCGTCCCAGGCCCGGATCCGTGCGGAGTACGGCGTCTCGGACACGGTCGCCCTGGAGGCGCGAAAGGTGCTGATGGCCGAGGGGCTCGTCGAGGGCCGCTCGGGCTCGGGCACCTATGTCCGGGAGCGGCCGGTGCCGCGCCGGGTGGTCCGCTCCGGATTCCGGCCCCAGAGCGGTGCCACCCCCTTCCGCCAGGAGCAGGCGGACACCTCCGTGCGGGGCACCTGGGAATCGCACAGCGAGCAGGTCGAGGCGAGCGGTGCCGTCGCCGAGCGGCTCGGTGTCCCGCCGGGCGACCGGGTGATGCGCACCAGATATGTCTTCCGGGAGGCGGGCGAGCCGATGATGCTCTCCACCTCCTGGGAGCCGCTCGCGGTGACCGGCCGCACCCCCGTGATGCTCCCCGAGGAGGGGCCGCTGGGCGGCATGGGCGTCGTCGACCGCATGGCGGCCATCGACGTCGTCGTGGACAACATGACGGAGGAGGTCGGCGCCCGCCCCGGCCTCGCGGAGGAACTGCTGGCGCTGGGCGGCGTCCCCGGCCATGTGGTGCTGGTCGTCCAGCGGACGTACTACGCCTCGGGCCGGCCGGTCGAGACGGCGGACGTGGTGGTTCCGGCCGACCGGTACCGGGTGGCGTACCACCTGCCGGTGAGGTAG
- a CDS encoding MATE family efflux transporter, giving the protein MRATEHRRKLVSLAYPVYFELLAGVTAGTINMVWVARLGGEAVAAVAVATNLENLLLGVILVAGSGMTVLVARARGAEDPAAMRSAVRGGWTLWATVTPVVAIGGFLCREPLARLVLGGGEDSSLPLATGYFSIALPGIAVFYATNVIDGILKGTGDTRTPMRLAMLANGLILVLDPLLILGLGLGVRGAAIATVLGRTVALACGFITLRRNAVLRQAARTPLNRTGSLGSDARGVAATGLPMSADFVVRMTGALALVAIVARIGVTEVAAYGIATKAMYVATMAFYSVRQAAANRTSHLLGTGQDEQQAIGRQTLLLAGTLGLAAALALLTAGPWIMRAFGSEGAVAEAGTLYLRCLGPYLVLLACFIALGGVFEGSGGSPALARITTCGVMLQLALAYGLSGSGLPGICVAMAASMALQCAAVARMYRRTALPTIADRDSSRPKISAATSDGSAPDNRLA; this is encoded by the coding sequence ATGAGGGCAACAGAGCACCGGCGCAAGCTGGTGTCGCTGGCGTATCCGGTCTACTTCGAACTACTCGCGGGCGTCACAGCCGGAACCATCAACATGGTCTGGGTGGCGAGGCTCGGCGGGGAAGCGGTCGCCGCGGTGGCCGTCGCCACCAACCTGGAGAACCTGCTGCTCGGCGTCATCCTCGTCGCCGGGTCGGGCATGACCGTGCTGGTCGCACGGGCCAGAGGCGCGGAGGATCCGGCAGCGATGCGCTCCGCCGTGCGCGGCGGCTGGACACTGTGGGCGACCGTCACGCCCGTCGTCGCCATAGGCGGGTTCCTGTGTCGCGAGCCGCTCGCCCGACTCGTGCTCGGGGGCGGCGAAGACAGCTCGCTGCCCCTCGCCACCGGCTACTTCTCGATCGCGCTGCCGGGAATCGCGGTGTTCTACGCGACCAACGTCATCGACGGCATCCTCAAAGGCACGGGCGACACCCGTACCCCGATGAGACTCGCCATGCTCGCCAACGGACTGATCCTCGTGCTGGACCCTCTGCTCATCCTCGGGCTCGGGCTCGGGGTCCGTGGAGCCGCGATCGCCACCGTGCTGGGCCGGACGGTTGCGCTTGCCTGCGGATTCATCACGCTGCGCCGCAACGCCGTCCTACGGCAGGCAGCCAGGACGCCCCTGAACCGGACGGGTTCACTCGGTTCCGATGCCCGTGGGGTCGCCGCGACGGGGTTGCCCATGTCAGCCGATTTCGTCGTGCGGATGACGGGTGCACTCGCCCTCGTAGCGATCGTCGCCCGGATCGGTGTCACCGAAGTCGCCGCCTACGGAATCGCGACCAAGGCCATGTACGTCGCGACCATGGCCTTCTACTCGGTACGTCAAGCCGCCGCCAACCGCACCTCCCACCTGCTCGGCACCGGACAGGACGAGCAGCAGGCCATCGGGCGGCAGACGCTGCTTCTCGCCGGGACTCTGGGACTCGCAGCCGCGCTGGCGCTGCTCACCGCCGGGCCCTGGATCATGCGGGCGTTCGGCAGTGAAGGCGCGGTAGCCGAGGCCGGCACGCTCTACCTGCGATGCCTGGGGCCGTACCTGGTCCTGCTCGCCTGTTTCATCGCACTGGGCGGGGTGTTCGAAGGCAGCGGGGGCAGCCCCGCCCTTGCGCGGATCACCACGTGCGGGGTGATGCTACAACTGGCGCTCGCGTACGGCCTGTCGGGGTCAGGGCTGCCCGGCATCTGCGTGGCCATGGCAGCATCCATGGCCCTGCAGTGCGCCGCCGTTGCCAGGATGTACCGGCGCACGGCGCTCCCGACGATCGCCGACCGCGACAGCAGTCGACCGAAAATCTCCGCCGCCACATCCGACGGCTCCGCACCCGACAACCGACTTGCCTGA
- a CDS encoding PadR family transcriptional regulator, with protein sequence MLELSILGFLFEESLHGYELKARIQGLSGHIRPVSDGALYPAITRLVKAGLVEQRTEPGSGAAPRRILSLTEAGRVDLQARLRDPKEVEITDGQRFFTLLAFLRYLPDRAGQAAVLRRRQAFLDTPASFFYRDGEPVRAEEAPDLFRQGMLRIARATGAEEKQWLAEAIATLEG encoded by the coding sequence ATGCTGGAGCTGTCGATTCTGGGTTTCCTCTTCGAGGAGTCCTTGCACGGGTATGAGTTGAAGGCCCGCATCCAGGGCCTCAGTGGCCACATTCGCCCCGTCAGTGACGGCGCGCTCTACCCGGCCATCACCCGGCTGGTGAAGGCGGGTCTGGTCGAGCAGCGCACCGAGCCGGGAAGCGGTGCGGCGCCTCGGCGGATTCTTTCCCTCACCGAGGCGGGCCGCGTTGACCTGCAGGCCCGGCTCCGGGACCCCAAGGAAGTCGAAATCACCGATGGGCAGCGTTTTTTCACGCTGCTGGCATTCCTGCGGTACCTCCCCGACCGGGCAGGGCAGGCCGCAGTCCTTCGCCGCCGGCAGGCCTTTCTCGACACTCCGGCGAGCTTCTTCTACCGCGACGGCGAGCCGGTACGCGCCGAGGAGGCGCCGGATCTCTTCCGGCAGGGCATGCTGCGCATCGCCCGCGCGACGGGTGCCGAGGAGAAACAGTGGCTGGCCGAGGCGATTGCGACCCTGGAGGGCTGA
- a CDS encoding NUDIX hydrolase, whose amino-acid sequence MTVLIDTVAWVRVENGRILCARPRGKDVFYIPGGKREGAESDLETLLREIKEELTVLLDPDSALHVGTYEADMPDLPGGAVVRMSCYTADYRGSLAVSSEIEEMAWFSYADRPLVPPVDQLLFDDLKAAGELGCPRGRRG is encoded by the coding sequence ATGACGGTCCTGATCGACACGGTGGCGTGGGTGCGTGTGGAGAACGGCAGGATTCTCTGCGCCAGGCCCCGGGGAAAGGACGTCTTCTACATCCCTGGTGGCAAGCGGGAGGGCGCGGAGAGCGATCTGGAGACCCTGCTCCGTGAGATCAAGGAGGAGCTGACCGTGCTCCTCGACCCGGACAGTGCGCTGCATGTGGGCACGTACGAGGCCGATATGCCCGATCTGCCGGGCGGTGCTGTGGTGCGTATGAGCTGCTACACCGCGGACTACCGGGGGAGCTTGGCGGTGAGCAGTGAGATCGAGGAGATGGCCTGGTTCTCGTACGCGGACCGTCCTTTGGTGCCACCGGTCGACCAGCTGCTCTTCGACGACCTCAAGGCCGCCGGCGAATTGGGGTGCCCTCGCGGAAGAAGAGGTTGA
- a CDS encoding ATP-binding protein, whose protein sequence is MIGVLDTQGESAEWTFPADPGAVRTARAVVRGQLRTWGLETLGDVAALLVSELVTNSLRHAAGPIGVRLVRPGDAAPRLLVEVSDPLPDPPRERLARVDDENGRGLQLVAHSSRRWGTRPADSGKTVWFELAVPG, encoded by the coding sequence GTGATCGGCGTGCTCGACACCCAAGGTGAAAGCGCCGAGTGGACGTTCCCCGCAGATCCCGGTGCGGTCCGTACCGCCCGAGCCGTGGTCCGGGGACAACTGCGCACCTGGGGGCTCGAGACACTCGGTGACGTCGCCGCACTCCTGGTCAGCGAGCTGGTGACCAACTCGCTCCGGCATGCCGCCGGGCCCATCGGGGTGCGTCTGGTGCGCCCGGGCGACGCCGCGCCCCGGCTGCTCGTCGAGGTCTCCGACCCGCTTCCCGATCCGCCCCGTGAGCGCCTCGCCCGGGTGGACGACGAGAACGGCCGGGGGCTCCAACTGGTCGCGCACTCCTCGCGCCGCTGGGGCACCCGGCCGGCCGACTCCGGCAAGACGGTCTGGTTCGAACTCGCCGTCCCCGGCTGA